The sequence TCGTCGGGTGGCGCAGCTTGCGCAGCGCCTTGGCTTCGATCTGACGGATCCGCTCGCGGGTGACGTCGAACTGTTTGCCGACTTCCTCGAGGGTATGGTCGGTGTTCATGTCGATGCCGAAGCGCATGCGCAGTACCTTGGCTTCCCGTGCGGTGAGGCCGGAAAGGACTTCGCGGGTGGCTTCCTTGAGGCTTTCCACGGTCGCCACGTCGATCGGCGATTGCATGGCGGAGTCTTCGATGAAGTCACCCAGGTGCGAATCTTCGTCATCACCGATCGGGGTTTCCATGGAGATCGGTTCTTTAGCGATCTTCAATACCTTGCGGATTTTGTCCTCAGGCATTTCCATGCGCTCGCCCAGTTCTTCAGGCGTAGGCTCGCGACCCATTTCCTGCAGCATCTGGCGGGAAATGCGGTTGAGCTTGTTGATCGTCTCGATCATGTGCACCGGGATGCGGATGGTGCGCGCCTGGTCGGCAATGGAGCGAGTGATCGCCTGGCGAATCCACCAGGTGGCGTAGGTTGAGAACTTGTAGCCGCGGCGATATTCGAACTTGTCCACCGCTTTCATCAGGCCAATGTTGCCTTCCTGAATCAGGTCGAGGAACTGCAGGCCGCGGTTGGTGTACTTCTTGGCGATGGAGATCACCAGGCGCAGGTTCGCCTCGACCATCTCTTTCTTCGCACGGCGCGCCTTGGCTTCGCCGATGGACATGCGACGGTTGATGTCCTTGATGTCGGCAATCAGTAGCGCACATTCTTCTTCGAGCGCGAGCAGCTTCTCCTGGCAACGCTGGATGTCTTCCTTGCGTGCAGCGATGGCTTCGGCGTACTTGGCCTTGCCGCTGGCAAGCTGGTCGGCCCAGGTCAGGTCCGTCTCGTTGTTCGGGAACTGACGAAGGAAGTCGGCGCGAGGCATGCGTGCATCACGTACGCAGATCTGCATGATGGCGCGTTCCTGGGCACGAACCTGGCTCAGGGCATTGCGTACACGGTCAACCAGCGCATCGTACTGCTTGGGGATGAGCTTGATCGGCATGAACAGCGTCGCAAGCTCTTGCAGGGCATCGGTCGCCTGCTGGCTGCCACGGCCATGCTTTTTCAGCGCCTTCTTGGCGACGTCGAGCTGTTCGGCCACCGCGCCGAAGCGAACGCGAGCGACTTCCGGATCCGGACCGCCATCGCCTTCTTCTTCCTCGCTGTCCGAATCGTCGTCTTCCTCGTCGTCCTTCTCATCGTCAGCAGGCTTCGCCGCTGTCTGTGGTGCGACGGGCTCGACTTCCTGAGGGCCGGCGGCGCCGTCATCATCAGGATCGATATAGCCGCTGAGGATGTCCGACAGGCGGCCGCCTTCGGTGGTGACGCGCTCGTAGTCAGCGAGAATGCTGTCCACGGTACCCGGGAAGTGGGCAATGGCGCTCATCACCTCGCGAATGCCTTCCTCGATGCGTTTGGCGATTTCGATTTCGCCTTCGCGGGTCAGCAGTTCGACGGTGCCCATTTCACGCATGTACATGCGCACGGGGTCGGTGGTGCGGCCGATGTCGGTCTCGACAGCGGCAAGCGCCGCGGCAGCTTCTTCGGCGGCGGCTTCATCGGTATCGGCTTCGGCCAGCAACAGGGCATCGGCATCCGGGGCAACCTCGAATACATTGATACCCATGTCGTTGATCATGCGAATGATGTCTTCCACCTGTTCCGGATCGGAAATATCCTCCGGTAGGTGGTCATTGACCTCGGCGTAAGTCAGGTAACCCTGCTCACGGCCACGCTGGATCAATTCTTTGAGACGGGACTGCTGTTGCGCTTTTCCGGACATATAACCCTATCCACTGACGGTTCTGGCGGGCTGAAAACAAGCTGAGCATTATAGCCGAGCAAGGACCTCACGCGCCAGTTGAGGTCGATATAGCGGGTGTTGCGTTGCGATTTAGCAGGTTGCGCAGTTGATCCTTCTCCTCTGCGCTGAGTTCACCCTGGCGAGCTTTGCGGAGCAGCGATTCAAGGCTGCGCTCGCGTTGCCTGGCGGCCAGAGTCGTTATGGTGTCGAAAAACTGTTGTTCAAGGTTATCGGCCGAGATCAGCCATTCTTTCTCGGCCAAGGCTCGTAATAGACGCCCCTGGTCGGTTCCATGCCACCGTGCGATCAGCTGCAGGCTGCGCAGCTTCGGGTTCTTTTGCAGGGTGCCGAGCAGTGCGACCAGTAGTTGGGCATAAGTGTCGTCTTCTGCTGCGAAATGGCTGACATCCTCTACTTTTTGCGCGAGTTCGGGATGATGCAGCAGCGTGCGTAAAGTAGTCAGTGCTGGCGGCTCGACCGTCGCGGGCGTTCTCGGTTTGCGTGCTTTCAAGTCTGGACGCTGGCCGGGCTTTTTCCAGTCTTTGTTCCATTCTTTCTTGCCGTTGCGCTTCGATTGAGCGGGCTCGGGCGGTGCGTAGTAATCGCCTTCGTCGTGGCTGGCGCTGGTGTCGTAATAGACGCTGTCGTCGTATTGCGGTGCGGCGCTCGGCGCTGTGGCACTTATTTGCTGAAGTGCTTCGCTGTGCAGGCCGGTGATTTCACCGAGGCGCTGGCGCATCAGTGCGCGCAGGTTGGTGCCGGGTATCTTTTCGATGAGCGGTGCCGCCAGCGTGGCCAAATGGGCCTTGCCTTCCAGGGAGCGCGGGTCTGCTTCTTCGCTGAGTTGCTGGAAGAAGTAGTCGGCCAGTGGTTGGGCTTGTTGCTGTATCCGGGCCATGAACGCGTCGGTGCCTTCGCGGCGAACCAGGGTGTCCGGATCTTCGCCTTCGGGTAGAAACAGAAAGCGCGCGCGGCGGCCATCCTGCAGGTTGGGTAGCGCCGATTCCAGGGCGCGCCACGCCGCCTTGCGGCCGGCAGCGTCACCATCGAAACAGAACAGCACGCTGGGGACGATGCGATACAGACGCTTGAGGTGCTCGTCGCTGGTGGCGGTACCCAGTGTCGCTACGGCGTTGCGCAGGCCTTGCTGTGCCAGCGCGATTACGTCCATGTAGCCTTCGACGACCATGATTTCATCCAGGTCGCGATTCGCCTTGCGGGCTTCGTACAGGCCGTACAGTTCCTGGCCCTTGTGGAAGACGGGTGTTTCCGGCGAGTTCAGGTATTTGGGTTTGTCATCGCCGAGCACGCGGCCGCCAAAGGCGATGACGCGTCCGCGACTGTCGCGGATGGGAAACATCACGCGGTCGCGAAAACGGTCGTAGCTTCTGCCGGTTTCGGTGTTCTCGATCAGCAGGCCGGCGTCGATCATGGCTTTGTGCTGCAGGGTGTCGCCGCCCAGGTGCTTCAGCAGGTTGTCCCAGCCGGGCGGTGCGAAGCCCAGGCCGAAATCCCGGGCGATCACTCCTGACAGGCCGCGCCCCTTGAGGTATTCCACGGCGGCCTTGCGGGCGGGATGGCCCTTGAGCGCCTGTCGATAATAATCGGCAGCGGCTTCGAGCAGGGGGTAGAGCGGGGAGTCCACCGGTTGGCGTGGTTTGCGGCCGGGGCCGCTCTCTTCGCGCGGGACTTCCATGCCGGCGCGTTTGGCCAGCTCCTCGACGGCCTGGGGGAACTCCAGGCTGTCGTGATCCATGATGAAGCCGAGGGCGTTGCCACCCGCGCCGCAGCCGAAGCAGTAGTAGAACTGCTTGTCGGGGCTGACGCTGAACGAGGGCGTCTTTTCCTTGTGAAACGGGCAGCAGGCGGTGTAATTCTTGCCCGCTTTTTTCAGCTGGATACGCGAACTCACCACCTCGACGATGTCGGAGCGGTTGAGCAGGTCATCGATGAACGATTGCGGGATCAAGCCGGCCATAGGGGTATGAGAATACGCTCGCGGTGTTCAGGCCGGAAATGAAAAAAACTCCGACCATTCGCCAGTCGGCGAAGCGGAGTCTTTTTCAATGCAAAGCCCGGCAAACGCCGGGCTTGATGCAGCTTCAGCTGTACTGGATCAGTACAGGCGAACGCTGCGGCGCTGTTCGCGCTGCACTTTCTTGGCGTGACGCTTGACTGCGGCAGCAGCTTTACGCTTGCGCTCGGCAGTGGGCTTCTCGTAGAACTCACGGCTGCGGACTTCAGCCAGAACACCGGCTTTTTCGCAAGAACGCTTGAAGCGACGCAGAGCTACGTCGAATGGTTCGTTCTCTTTAACTTTAACGTTGGGCATCCAGGACGTACCTTCACTTGTTTACCGGTTACAACGCGCTTCGGCAAATATCGCGAGCACGCTGGTTTTAAGGGTTGCGGATGTTAACGCCTTGCCGCGCGGAATGCAAAGCCCCCTGAGCGAAAAGCGCTGGTCGGTCGCCGCTTGCGGCGATTAATATGCACGGCTCAATTCGCTTCTCTGGAAGGTTGTACCCATGCTGGTGCTGGGGCTGGAAACTTCATGCGACGAAACCGGCGTCGCGCTGTATGACAGCGAGCACGGCCTCCTGGCCGATGCCCTGTTCAGTCAGATCGATCTTCATCGCGTCTACGGCGGAGTGGTGCCCGAGCTGGCCTCGCGCGATCACGTCAAGCGAATGCTGCCGCTGATCCGTCAGGTACTCGGCGAAGCCGGGCGCGAGTCGAGCCAGATCGACGCGGTGGCCTACACCGCAGGTCCCGGCCTGGTGGGCGCGTTGCTGGTGGGGGCATCCTGCGCACAGGCGATGGCTTTTGCCTGGGGCGTACCGGCAGTCGGCGTGCATCATATGGAGGGTCATCTGTTGGCGCCCATGCTCGAGGAGCAGCCGCCAGCGTTCCCCTTCGTGGCGCTGCTGGTTTCCGGCGGCCATACGCAACTGGTCCGGGTCGACGGCATCGGTCGCTACGAGCTGCTGGGCGAGTCGGTGGACGATGCCGCCGGTGAAGCTTTCGACAAGACCGCGAAACTGATGGGATTGCGTTACCCCGGCGGACCAGAGATTGCTCAGCTTGCCGAACGCGGCACGCCGGGTCGCTTTCTTTTCCCGCGCCCCATGACCGACCGACCCGGGCTGGACTTCAGTTTCAGCGGGCTCAAGACCTCGACGCTGACGACCTGGCAGCAATGCCGTAACGCGGGCGACGAGGGCGAACAGACGCGTTGCGACATCGCCCTGGCCTTTCAGCAGGCGGTGGTCGACACGCTGACCATCAAGTGCCGGCGTGCCCTGCAACAGACGGGCCTGAAAAACCTGGTGATCGCCGGTGGCGTGAGCGCCAACGTGGCGTTGCGTCAGAGCCTCGAACAAATGCTCGCCGAGCTGAAGGGGCAGGTGTTTTATGCACGGCCACGTTTCTGTACCGACAACGGCGCGATGATCGCTTATGCCGGCTGCCAGCGCTTGCTGGCCGGTCAGCAGGATGGGCCGGAGATAACCGTGCAGGCGCGCTGGCCGATGGAGACGCTGGCGGCGATTTGAGCCGGTCCGTCGCCTAGAAGTGCCGCTCCGTCCCGGCAAAAAGGTCGCGCAGGTTGTTGCGGTGACGCCAGACGATCAGCAGGGCCAGCAGCGCCATGGGCCAGAGCGCGCCGGGCTGTTGCCAGGCCAATAGCGGCAGGCAGAGCGGTAAGGCGGCGAGTGCAGCCAGCGAACTGGTCCGGGTCAACTTGAAGACTACCAGCCAGATGGCCAGCGCCAGCAGCGCTGTCGGCGGATGCAGGCCGAGCAGGGCGCCCGCCGCGGTGGCGACGCCTTTGCCGCCACGAAAGCGGAAATACAGTGGGTACAGGTGGCCGAGCACGGCCGCAAGGGCGATCCAGGCCTGTTCTTCGACGGGCAGGTCAAGGGCGGCGGCGAGCAGCACCGGCAGCAAGCCCTTGAGCAGGTCGCCGAACAAGGTGCTGATAGCCATTCGTCGCCCGGCGAGCCGTAGCATGTTGGTGGCGCCCGGATTGCCGGAGCCGCAGGCGCGCGGATCGGGTGCGCCGGTCAGGCGACTCAGTACAATGGCGAATGACAGAGAACCGGTCAGATAGGCGAACAGTGTCAATTGCCAGAACATGGCATCCATCCGGGGCAGGGAGCTCCTGAGTCTAACGGCGTGCGCTGAACTTGTCGTGCCGCGGGAGAACGTTGCGTGGATACAGTTTTCATCGAAGGGTTGGAAGTGGATACGCTGATTGGCGCCTATGATTGGGAGCGCGGTATTCGGCAGTCCCTCCGTCTGGATCTGACTCTCGGTTGGGACATTCGTCCCGCGGCGCAGAATGATGAGTTGGACAAGGCGCTGGACTATGCCGAAGTCACCGCCGCCATCGACCGCTTCTCGCAGTCTTCGCGATTCGAGCTGGTCGAAACGTTCGCTGAGCGTCTGGCAGGCGAACTGATGCGTCGATTCGGTATTGCCTGGCTGCGGCTACGGGTAACCAAGCCGGGCGTCAATGCGCGCGCCTCGGCGCTCGGTGTGGAGATCGAACGCGGATGTCGCTGACTCGCGTACTGCTTGGGCTGGGCAGCAATAACCGGCGCGAACGAAACCTGACGGCCGGTCTCGATGCGCTGGCGCAATTGCTCGAGGACATGCGCTGCTCGGCGGTCTTTGAAAGCCTGGCGGTGGGCTACAAGGGCGACAATTTCTACAATCTCGTGGTCTGCGGAAGCACCGAGCTGCCGTTGATGGAGCTGGATCGCCGGCTCAAGTTCATCGAGGCGGACAACGGCCGCTACGCACCTGATCGCAAGGGTCTCCCGCTGGACATCGATGTGTTGATGTTCGGCGACCTGGTAGGCAACTTCCATGGGCTGGAACTGCCGCGCCCGGAGACGTTGAAAAATGCGTTCGTGCTATGGCCGCTGGCGCTGCTGGTGCCGGAGGTGATGCATCCTCTCGCGGGCCGGAGTTTCGCCGAGCTTTGGCGGGAGTCGGCCATCGAGCAGCGGCTTTGGCCCGTGCCGTTTCGGTGGAACGGCGAAGAGCTGACGCCGGCTGATCTGCTCTGTACTGATTCCAGGCCCTAGCGCACGCCCATCCGACTGGCGTGGCGATGCGCGATCAACCGCTGTTGAACCGCGCATCAGTCGGATGTGTGCTGGTAGTCCTGGATCGCCTGCAAGCGCTGTTGTTTGAGCGCTTCGCCCAGCGCCGCGCCTTTATAGCCTTGTTCGATCAGTGGTTTCACCTGCACCGCGCGGGCGCATGCGGCGGCGCCGCGCAGGTAAGCGGCCTGTGGATAGTCGCGCGGCGTGGGGCCATCGCGGCCTCCGGCATCCATTTCACACGCGGCCAGGAACTGCTCGAAGCGCTCCGGGCGGCGGTAGATGTCGAAGTGCTGCAACAACTCGAACAGGCTGGGTGCGGGCAGCTTCGTTGGCGCCTCGGCGCACGTGTGAAATTCCCCGACCAGCAGGGCCAGTTCCTGGCAATCGCGTGGGACTTTGTAGCGACCATTGACGGTCTCGATCAGACTCACGCCCCTTGCGCCGGGCACTGGCGTCTGATCACCTGGCGCCTCATCGGCAAGGTGTTGCAGCAAGCAGGCCCAGCGCACCGGCAGGGATTGCTCACGGGTAGCGCACAGACGCATCACGTTCAGCACATGCTCGCCGATGACGAGGCCCGGCGCGTTCTTATCCGGTACGCTGAACAATGCCTCGATCTCCGGCATCAGTTCTTTCAGCGCGCCGCAGTCGCGCAGCACCTGTATGAAGACATCGGGACGAGGCTCCATCAGGGCGCGCGAGATTTCCTTCCAACTGCGCTCCGGGGTCAGCGCCTGAAGCTCACCGGACTCGGCGAGCTGACGCATCAGCTGTTCGGTTTGCGGCGCAACGCAAAAGCCAAGTTCGGCATAGCGGGCGGCGAAGCGGGCCACGCGTAGCACCCGCAAGGGGTCCTCGGCGAAGGCGGGGGAGACGTGTCTCAGTTGGCGCGCGGCGAGGTCGGCCTGGCCCCCGTAAGGGTCGATCAGGTGGCCGTGCTCATCCTCGGCGATCGCATTGATGGTCAGGTCGCGACGGGCCAGATCCTCCTCGAGCGTCACGTCCGGACTGGCATAGAAGGTAAATCCCCCGTAGCCGCGACCGCTCTTGCGCTCAGTGCGGGCAAGTGCGTACTCCTCGCCGGAATCGGGGTGCAGGAACACCGGAAAATCCGCACCCACCGGACGAAAGCCCATGGCCTGCATCTGCTCGGCACTGGAGCCGACCACCACCCAATCCACCTCGGTCACTGGTCGCCCCAGCAATCGATCACGTACCGCTCCGCCGACCTTGTAAATCTGCATGTAGTCCTCCGTCTCGCGGAGGATAAACGAAAGCCCCGCTGCAGCAAGCGGCGGGGTTCAAGTGAAATGCCGCCGCAGGCCGATCAGATCGGCGGCAGCGCCAGGCTCATGCCCGGAAACTTGGCTTCGGGTTCGAGTTCGCCTCTGGGCGGCATGTGGTGCGTGGTGACCAGCTTGTCATCCTGCATCGATTGCAGATGCACATCGAACCCCCAGAGCCTGTGCAAATGCTTGAGCACCTCATCGGTAGAGCCGCCCAACGGCTTGCGGTCGTGCTGCTGGTGGCGCAGGGTCAGCGAACGGTCGCCACGACGATCGACGCTCCAGACCTGCACGTTGGGTTCACGATTGCCCAGGTTGTACTGCGCCGCCAGCAGCTCGCGGATGGCGCGGTAGCCGCTCTCATCGTGGATGGCCGGCACCAGCAGTTCATCCTTGCGGTCATCGTCGAGAATGCTGAACAGCTTGAGGTCGCGGATCACCTTCGGCGAGAGGAACTGCAGGATGAAGCTCTCGTCCTTGAAGTTGTTCATCGCAAATTTCACCGTGGTCAGCCAGTCGCTGCCCGCGATGTCGGGGAACCACCGCTTGTCTTCCTCCGTGGGGTTCTCGCAGATCCGCCGGATGTCCTGGTACATGGCGAATCCCAGGGTATAGGGGTTGATCCCGCTGTAGTACGGGCTGTCGAATCCGGGCTGGTAGATCACGCTGGTGTGCGACTGCAGGAATTCCATCATGAAGCCGTCGGTCACCAGCCCTTCGTCGTACAGGTCGTTGAGCAAGGTGTAGTGCCAGAAGGTGGCCCAGCCCTCGTTCATGACCTGTGTCTGGCGTTGCGGATAGAAATACTGGGCAATCTTGCGCACGATACGCACCACCTCGCGCTGCCAGGGCTCGAGTAGCGGTGCATGCTTTTCGATGAAATAGAGGATGTTTTCCTGCGGCTCGGCCGGGAAGCGCTGATCGTGCTGGCGCTCGTCGCCCTTGTCACCGAACTTGGGAATGGTCCGCCAGAGATCGTTGATCTGCTTCTGCAGATGCTCTTCACGCTCCTTCTGTCGCCGTCGCTCCTCCTCCGCGGAAATTGGGTAGGGGCGCTTGTAGCGGTCGACGCCGTAGTTCATCAGCGCATGACAGGAGTCGAGCAGGTCTTCCACCGCGTCGATGCCGTGGCGCTCCTCGCACTGCATGATGTACTGCTTGGCGAACACCAGGTAATCGATGATCGAGCTGGCATCGGTCCAGGTGCGGAACAAGTAGTTGCCCTTGAAGAAACTGTTGTGGCCGTAGCTGGCATGGGCGATCACCAGCGCCTGCATGGTGATGGTGTTTTCTTCCATCAGATAGGCGATGCAGGGATCGGAATTGATCACGATCTCGTACGCCAGGCCCATCTGCCCACGGGTGTAGGACTTTTCCGTGCTGAGGAAGTGTTTGCCGTAGGACCAGTGGTGGTAACCCAGCGGCATGCCCACCGAGGCATAGGCATCCATCATCTGCTCGGCGGTGATGACTTCGATCTGGTTGGGGTAGGTATCGAGTGCATAGCGCTCGGCGATACGACCGATCTCACGGTCGTACGCGCGGATCAGATCGAAGGTCCATTCCGAACCGGTGGAGATGGGCTGTCGTTTCATGCTGCGTACCTCAGCTAGCCATGCGCCGCTGGAACAGCTCGCGGAACACCGGATAGATGTCTCCCGCGGTCACCAGTTGCTGCTGGGCGAACGAGTCACCGAAGGCTTCGGCCACCTGGTTATATTCGTACCACAGCGCCTGGTGTTCGCGAGGGGTGATTTCGACATAGGTGAAATACTGGACGAACGGCATGATCTGGTTGATCAGGATGTCCCGGCAGATCGGTGAATCGTCATTCCAGTTGTCGCCGTCCGAAGCCTGCGCGGCATAGATGTTCCACTCATTGGCCGGATAACGCTCGGCCATGATCTCCTGCATCATCTTGAGCGCGCTGGAGACGATGGTGCCGCCGGTTTCGCGGGAATAGAAAAACTCCTCTTCATCGACTTCCTTGGCGCTGGTGTGGTGGCGAATGAACACCACGTCGATCTTGTCGTAGTTCCGCTTGAGAAACAGATACAGGAGGATGAAGAAGCGCTTGGCGATGTCCTTCGTGGCCTGGGTCATGGAGCCGGAAACGTCCATCACGCAGAACATCACCGCCTTGGAACTGGGGTTGGGGTGCTTGACCAGCAGGTTGTACTTGAGGTCGAAGGTGTCGAGGAAGGGGACACGGTGAATGCGGGCGCTGAGTCGCTCGATCTCTTCCTCGGCGGCCTGGATGTCGGTGAAGTTGGCGGGCTCCTCGAGCTTGAGTCGAGCCAGCTCGGCTTTCACTTCCCGCAGTTTGGCCCGACTGCTGCCCGACAGCGCGATACGCCGCGCGTGGGCGGAGCGCAGGGTGCGAACGATATTGATACGTGACGGGTTGCCTTCGTTGCTGATCCCGGCGCGAACCGTCTTGAAGGTATCGGTGCCGGTCAGGTGGCGCTTGACCAGATTGGGCAGTTCCAGGTCCTCGAACATGAAATCGAGGAATTCCTCCTGCGTGATCTGGAACACGAAGTCGTCCATGCCTTCGCCGCTGTTGCTGGCCTTGCCCGCGCCTTGGCCACCGCCGCCGCCTTGAGGGCGCGGAATACGCTCGCCAGCGACAAACTCCTTGTTGCCGGGGTGCACGATGGTCTGCCGACCGCCGCGCCCGTGGTGCAGGATCGGCTCATCGATGTCGCGACCCGGAATGCTGATCTGCTCGCCGTGCTCCATATCGGTGATGGAGCGGCGCCCTACGGCCTCCTCCACGGCCTTCTTGATGTGTCCACGGTATCGCTGCAGGAAACGCTGGCGGTTTACCGTGCTCTTGTTCTTGCCGTTCAGACGGCGGTCGATCACGTAACTCATACGAGCCCTCCGGGCCGAGCTGGAAATCTTGAGCGCGAAGCCGGAAGCGTGCTGCTTAGACGTCCAGCTTCCGGCGTCCGGCTTCAAGCTCGCAGCGGCTTACTGCGATTTACGTACCCGCAGATACCATTCCGAAAGCAGACGTACTTGTTTCTCGGTATAGCCGCGCTCGACCATGCGCACGACGAAATCGTTGTGTTTCTTCTGGTCCTCCTTGCTCGCCTTGGCGTTGAAACTGATGACCGGTAGCAGGTCCTCGGTGTTGGAGAACATTTTCTTCTCGATCACGACCCGCAGCTTCTCGTAGCTGAGCCAGGACGGGTTCTTGCCGTTGTTGTTGGCTCGGGCACGCAGCACGAAGTTGACGATTTCGTTGCGGAAATCCTTCGGGTTGCTGATGCCGGCCGGTTTCTCGATCTTCTCCAGTTCTTCGTTGAGCGCGGCGCGGTTGAGGATCTCGCCGGTTTCCGGGTCGCGGTATTCCTGGTCCTGAATCCAGAAATCGGCATAGAGCACGTAGCGGTCGAAGATGTTCTGGCCGTACTCGCTGTAGGACTCGAGGTAGGCGGTCTGGATTTCCTTGCCGATGAAATCGACGTAGCGAGGCGCCAGGTATTCCTTGATGAAGCGCAGGTAGCGCTCGCGCACCTCGGCGGGGAACTGTTCCTGCTCGATCTGCTGTTCCAGCACGTAGAGCAGGTGCACCGGGTTGGCGGCGATCTCGTGCGGGTCGAAGTTGAACACCTTGGACAGAATCTTGAAGGCGAAGCGCGTCGACAGACCGTTCATGCCCTCGTCCACGCCCGCGGTGTCGCGGTACTCCTGGATCGACTTGGCCTTGGGATCGGTGTCCTTGAGATTTTCGCCGTCATAGACGCGCATCTTCGAATAGATATTAGAGTTTTCCGGCTCCTTCAAGCGGCTCAGCACGGAGAACTGCGCCAGCATCTTCAGCGTGTCGGGGGCGCAGTGGGCCTTCGACAGCGAGCTGTTGAACAGCAGCTTGTCGTAGATCTTGATTTCATCGGTCACCCGCAGGCAGTACGGCACCTTGACGATATAGATGCGGTCGATGAAGGCTTCGTTGTTCTTGTTGTTACGGAAGGTATGCCATTCCGACTCGTTGGAGTGGGCCAGCAGGATGCCGTTGTAGGGAATCGCACCAAGGCCTTCGGTGCTGTTGTAGTTGCCCTCCTGGGTGGCAGTCAGCAGCGGGTGCAGCACCTTGATCGGCGCCTTGAACATCTCGACGAATTCCATCATGCCCTGGTTGGCGCGGCACAGGGCGCCCGAGTAGCTGTAGGCATCGGCATCGTTCTGCGGGAATTCCTCCAGCTTGCGGATATCCACCTTGCCCACCAGCGCGGAAATGTCCTGGTTGTTTTCGTCGCCCGGCTCGGTCTTGGCGATCGCGATCTGGTTGAGGATCGAGGGATACAGCTTGACCACGCGGAACTGACTGATATCGCCGCCGAATTCCTGCAGGCGCTTGGTCGCCCAGGGCGACATGATCGAATTCAGATAGCGACGCGGGATGCCGTAATCCTCTTCGAGAATCTGCGCATCCTCTGCCGGATTGAACAGGCCCAGGGGCGACTCGAAGACCGGCGAGCCCTTGATCGCGTAGAACGGCACCCGCTCCATCAACTGCTTGAGTTTTTCGGCCAGTGACGACTTGCCGCCGCCGACCGGGCCCAGCAGGTAAAGGATCTGCTTTTTCTCTTCCAGGCCCTGCGCGGCATGCCGGAAGTAGGACACGATCTGGTCGATGCAATCTTCCATCCCGTGGAAGTCCTCGAACGCGGGATAGCGGCGGATGACCTTGTTGGAAAAAATCCGCGACAGGCGAGGGTCGGCCGAGGTGTCGATCAGCTCGGGTTCGCCGATCGCCATCAACAGGCGCTCGGCTGCGGTGGCGTAGGTACC is a genomic window of Stutzerimonas stutzeri containing:
- the dnaG gene encoding DNA primase, with amino-acid sequence MAGLIPQSFIDDLLNRSDIVEVVSSRIQLKKAGKNYTACCPFHKEKTPSFSVSPDKQFYYCFGCGAGGNALGFIMDHDSLEFPQAVEELAKRAGMEVPREESGPGRKPRQPVDSPLYPLLEAAADYYRQALKGHPARKAAVEYLKGRGLSGVIARDFGLGFAPPGWDNLLKHLGGDTLQHKAMIDAGLLIENTETGRSYDRFRDRVMFPIRDSRGRVIAFGGRVLGDDKPKYLNSPETPVFHKGQELYGLYEARKANRDLDEIMVVEGYMDVIALAQQGLRNAVATLGTATSDEHLKRLYRIVPSVLFCFDGDAAGRKAAWRALESALPNLQDGRRARFLFLPEGEDPDTLVRREGTDAFMARIQQQAQPLADYFFQQLSEEADPRSLEGKAHLATLAAPLIEKIPGTNLRALMRQRLGEITGLHSEALQQISATAPSAAPQYDDSVYYDTSASHDEGDYYAPPEPAQSKRNGKKEWNKDWKKPGQRPDLKARKPRTPATVEPPALTTLRTLLHHPELAQKVEDVSHFAAEDDTYAQLLVALLGTLQKNPKLRSLQLIARWHGTDQGRLLRALAEKEWLISADNLEQQFFDTITTLAARQRERSLESLLRKARQGELSAEEKDQLRNLLNRNATPAISTSTGA
- the rpsU gene encoding 30S ribosomal protein S21, encoding MPNVKVKENEPFDVALRRFKRSCEKAGVLAEVRSREFYEKPTAERKRKAAAAVKRHAKKVQREQRRSVRLY
- the tsaD gene encoding tRNA (adenosine(37)-N6)-threonylcarbamoyltransferase complex transferase subunit TsaD is translated as MLVLGLETSCDETGVALYDSEHGLLADALFSQIDLHRVYGGVVPELASRDHVKRMLPLIRQVLGEAGRESSQIDAVAYTAGPGLVGALLVGASCAQAMAFAWGVPAVGVHHMEGHLLAPMLEEQPPAFPFVALLVSGGHTQLVRVDGIGRYELLGESVDDAAGEAFDKTAKLMGLRYPGGPEIAQLAERGTPGRFLFPRPMTDRPGLDFSFSGLKTSTLTTWQQCRNAGDEGEQTRCDIALAFQQAVVDTLTIKCRRALQQTGLKNLVIAGGVSANVALRQSLEQMLAELKGQVFYARPRFCTDNGAMIAYAGCQRLLAGQQDGPEITVQARWPMETLAAI
- the rpoD gene encoding RNA polymerase sigma factor RpoD, whose translation is MSGKAQQQSRLKELIQRGREQGYLTYAEVNDHLPEDISDPEQVEDIIRMINDMGINVFEVAPDADALLLAEADTDEAAAEEAAAALAAVETDIGRTTDPVRMYMREMGTVELLTREGEIEIAKRIEEGIREVMSAIAHFPGTVDSILADYERVTTEGGRLSDILSGYIDPDDDGAAGPQEVEPVAPQTAAKPADDEKDDEEDDDSDSEEEEGDGGPDPEVARVRFGAVAEQLDVAKKALKKHGRGSQQATDALQELATLFMPIKLIPKQYDALVDRVRNALSQVRAQERAIMQICVRDARMPRADFLRQFPNNETDLTWADQLASGKAKYAEAIAARKEDIQRCQEKLLALEEECALLIADIKDINRRMSIGEAKARRAKKEMVEANLRLVISIAKKYTNRGLQFLDLIQEGNIGLMKAVDKFEYRRGYKFSTYATWWIRQAITRSIADQARTIRIPVHMIETINKLNRISRQMLQEMGREPTPEELGERMEMPEDKIRKVLKIAKEPISMETPIGDDEDSHLGDFIEDSAMQSPIDVATVESLKEATREVLSGLTAREAKVLRMRFGIDMNTDHTLEEVGKQFDVTRERIRQIEAKALRKLRHPTRSEHLRSFLDE
- the plsY gene encoding glycerol-3-phosphate 1-O-acyltransferase PlsY, whose translation is MFWQLTLFAYLTGSLSFAIVLSRLTGAPDPRACGSGNPGATNMLRLAGRRMAISTLFGDLLKGLLPVLLAAALDLPVEEQAWIALAAVLGHLYPLYFRFRGGKGVATAAGALLGLHPPTALLALAIWLVVFKLTRTSSLAALAALPLCLPLLAWQQPGALWPMALLALLIVWRHRNNLRDLFAGTERHF
- the folB gene encoding dihydroneopterin aldolase, yielding MDTVFIEGLEVDTLIGAYDWERGIRQSLRLDLTLGWDIRPAAQNDELDKALDYAEVTAAIDRFSQSSRFELVETFAERLAGELMRRFGIAWLRLRVTKPGVNARASALGVEIERGCR
- the folK gene encoding 2-amino-4-hydroxy-6-hydroxymethyldihydropteridine diphosphokinase; translated protein: MSLTRVLLGLGSNNRRERNLTAGLDALAQLLEDMRCSAVFESLAVGYKGDNFYNLVVCGSTELPLMELDRRLKFIEADNGRYAPDRKGLPLDIDVLMFGDLVGNFHGLELPRPETLKNAFVLWPLALLVPEVMHPLAGRSFAELWRESAIEQRLWPVPFRWNGEELTPADLLCTDSRP